The proteins below come from a single Vampirovibrio chlorellavorus genomic window:
- the radA gene encoding DNA repair protein RadA — MAKNKTSYLCNECGASAPSYLGRCPECQAWGSFQEQVSLVKPKTDTLRTRTLVGGGAETATPRIVRLADVALENAEVYSSGFPELDRVLGGGIMPGGYVLVGGDPGIGKSTLMLQMASHVGLQGKFVLYVAGEESPYQIKTRAERLAVATEAISILALTNIQQVLESIRQARPDLVIIDSIQSMYCADVSGTPGSVSQIKECAAILMEAAKSLNIPIFLIGHVTKEGTVSGPKLLEHTVDAVLYFEGDKYQNLRILRTVKNRFGSTQEIGVFEMAEQGLREIANPSELFLSQSMLGAAGNQPGSVVAATIEGSRPILVEIQALVGQSAYATPRRVGNGIEYNRLHQIVAVLERRLGLDFSRQDVYVNVVGGMRIDEPAADLAVAVAIISSARNLSVIGGTVVTGEIGLTGEIRPVRQCQNRLQEVARIGFERMLIPRMELPPTGIPQDLQILPVATLADAVKACFAPRGAGASGSRSPSGHHIDESTGEVWMDSLMEEVSP; from the coding sequence ATGGCCAAGAACAAGACCAGTTATCTGTGTAACGAGTGCGGGGCTTCGGCGCCTTCCTATCTGGGGCGTTGCCCGGAGTGTCAGGCATGGGGCTCCTTTCAGGAGCAGGTCAGCCTGGTGAAACCGAAGACTGATACCCTGCGTACCCGCACCCTGGTGGGTGGCGGCGCTGAAACAGCCACGCCCCGCATTGTGCGTTTGGCCGATGTGGCGCTGGAAAACGCCGAGGTCTATTCCTCCGGCTTCCCGGAGCTGGATCGGGTGCTGGGCGGCGGCATTATGCCCGGCGGTTATGTGCTGGTGGGTGGCGACCCGGGTATTGGTAAATCCACGTTGATGCTGCAAATGGCCTCTCACGTGGGGCTGCAGGGCAAGTTTGTGCTGTACGTGGCCGGTGAGGAATCGCCTTACCAGATTAAAACCCGGGCGGAACGGCTGGCCGTGGCGACTGAGGCCATTTCCATTCTGGCCCTCACCAACATTCAGCAGGTGCTGGAATCCATTCGTCAGGCCCGCCCGGACTTGGTGATCATCGACAGCATTCAGTCCATGTACTGCGCCGATGTCAGTGGTACGCCGGGCAGCGTGAGTCAGATCAAGGAATGCGCGGCCATCCTCATGGAAGCGGCCAAGTCGCTGAACATTCCCATCTTCCTGATTGGGCATGTGACCAAGGAAGGCACGGTGTCCGGCCCCAAGTTGCTGGAGCATACCGTGGATGCCGTTTTGTATTTTGAGGGCGATAAATATCAGAACCTGCGCATTTTACGCACGGTGAAAAACCGCTTTGGCAGCACCCAGGAAATCGGGGTGTTTGAAATGGCCGAGCAGGGCTTGCGGGAAATCGCCAACCCCAGCGAATTGTTCTTGTCCCAGAGTATGCTGGGTGCTGCCGGTAATCAGCCGGGCAGCGTGGTAGCCGCTACCATTGAAGGCAGTCGCCCCATTCTGGTGGAGATTCAGGCGCTGGTAGGGCAATCCGCTTACGCTACGCCAAGGCGGGTGGGCAATGGCATTGAATATAACCGGCTGCACCAGATTGTGGCCGTGCTGGAGCGTCGGCTGGGACTGGATTTTTCCCGGCAGGATGTGTACGTGAACGTGGTGGGCGGCATGCGTATTGATGAACCGGCGGCGGATTTGGCCGTGGCCGTAGCCATTATCAGCAGCGCCCGTAATTTATCCGTGATTGGGGGGACGGTGGTCACCGGGGAAATCGGCCTGACCGGGGAGATTCGCCCGGTGCGCCAGTGCCAGAACCGCTTGCAGGAAGTGGCCCGCATTGGCTTTGAGCGCATGTTAATTCCCCGTATGGAATTGCCCCCCACCGGCATTCCCCAGGATCTGCAAATTCTGCCGGTGGCCACTCTGGCCGATGCGGTCAAGGCCTGTTTCGCCCCGCGCGGCGCTGGCGCCTCTGGCTCCCGGTCGCCGTCTGGCCATCATATTGATGAGAGTACCGGCGAAGTCTGGATGGATAGTTTGATGGAGGAAGTTTCCCCGTGA
- a CDS encoding glucose-1-phosphate thymidylyltransferase, whose protein sequence is MKALILAGGKGTRLRPLTYAMAKQLVPVANKPILHYAMDGLYQAGIRDFGVIISPETGADIQASLQGWLKPDARTTYILQDEPAGLAHAVKIAQPYLGNDDFIMYLGDNLINADLGSHIAEFKQAGYHASILLKQVPNPSAFGVAELDADGQVLRLVEKPKAPQSDLALVGVYLFTASIFEAIAKIQPSWRGELEITDAIQQLIDDRRTVHSRVHAGWWLDTGKKDDLLAANTVVLGEYAQAAIQGITDAACRFSGAVQVGAGAVLKNVQVTGPAIIGENCALENVTIGPYTSVGAGCRLSDCHLENSVVLEECVIQGVPGKIEQSLLGKGCRILKSAQPQQSHKYMLADHSEVEVF, encoded by the coding sequence ATGAAGGCCCTGATTCTGGCCGGGGGCAAGGGCACCCGGCTGCGTCCCCTGACTTACGCTATGGCCAAGCAGTTGGTACCGGTGGCCAACAAGCCCATTCTGCACTACGCCATGGATGGCTTGTATCAGGCGGGTATTCGGGATTTTGGGGTGATCATCAGCCCGGAAACCGGCGCGGATATTCAAGCCTCCCTGCAAGGCTGGCTGAAGCCGGACGCCCGTACTACCTATATTTTGCAGGATGAACCGGCGGGGCTGGCCCATGCGGTCAAAATCGCCCAACCCTATCTGGGGAACGATGATTTTATTATGTACCTGGGCGACAACCTGATTAACGCCGATCTGGGCAGTCACATCGCCGAGTTTAAGCAGGCTGGCTATCACGCCTCCATCTTACTGAAGCAGGTGCCCAACCCTTCCGCTTTTGGGGTGGCCGAACTGGATGCGGATGGGCAGGTGCTTCGGCTGGTGGAAAAGCCGAAAGCGCCCCAATCGGATCTGGCGCTGGTGGGGGTTTATCTGTTTACGGCCTCCATTTTTGAGGCCATCGCCAAGATTCAGCCCAGTTGGCGGGGGGAGCTGGAAATTACCGATGCCATCCAGCAGCTCATTGACGATCGGCGCACGGTGCATTCCCGGGTGCATGCGGGCTGGTGGCTGGACACCGGCAAGAAAGACGATTTATTGGCGGCCAACACCGTGGTGCTGGGCGAATACGCCCAAGCCGCTATTCAGGGCATTACCGACGCCGCTTGTCGGTTCTCCGGTGCGGTGCAGGTGGGGGCGGGAGCGGTGCTGAAGAACGTGCAAGTGACCGGGCCCGCCATCATTGGGGAAAATTGCGCGCTGGAGAATGTGACCATTGGCCCTTATACCAGTGTGGGGGCTGGGTGTCGGTTGAGCGATTGTCATCTGGAAAACAGCGTGGTGCTGGAGGAATGCGTGATCCAGGGGGTCCCCGGGAAGATTGAGCAGAGCCTGCTAGGCAAGGGGTGCCGCATCCTCAAGTCCGCTCAACCGCAGCAAAGCCATAAATACATGCTGGCCGATCACTCCGAAGTGGAAGTATTTTAA
- a CDS encoding BolA/IbaG family iron-sulfur metabolism protein has translation MITPQEITTLIQAEYPNAKVDLLDKTGMSDHFIIRVVTPAFDGVGIMDRHRAVMKCLEPAMQDGRLHAVELQTATA, from the coding sequence ATGATTACCCCGCAAGAGATTACTACGCTGATTCAGGCGGAATATCCCAACGCCAAAGTGGATCTGTTGGATAAGACCGGGATGAGCGATCACTTTATCATTCGGGTGGTTACCCCGGCCTTTGACGGGGTGGGCATTATGGATCGCCATCGGGCGGTCATGAAGTGCCTGGAACCAGCCATGCAGGACGGTCGTTTGCACGCCGTGGAGCTTCAGACGGCTACTGCCTAA
- a CDS encoding HDOD domain-containing protein, which translates to MPKVSLQEIIGKVEQLPQLPQVALRVSRMMEESATNAEKLSDVIRLDPSFTSQVLRLCNSAAYGFSRRISTVKEAVAILGHSTLKSMVYTIIAKVALDRPVPGYSLSEGDLWFNSLTCAVYAKHIGQRERLPDPEVAFTGGLLRDIGKIVLGDFVGANYAEIEALTTRERIDFLDAEERVIGFNHSIVGTRVAEKWNLPPVLVNVIRHHHKPVKLPPTLQPAEAKMITIVHLADALTSMVGKGAGNDGLMYCLDADALMRVGINVQGDYLEKLIGELVDLNPIIKDLAESMSIAGDN; encoded by the coding sequence ATGCCCAAAGTCTCTTTGCAAGAAATCATCGGCAAGGTAGAGCAGCTTCCGCAGTTACCCCAGGTGGCCTTGCGGGTGAGTCGGATGATGGAGGAAAGCGCGACCAACGCGGAGAAACTTTCCGATGTGATTCGTCTCGATCCCAGCTTTACCAGCCAGGTTTTAAGGCTCTGCAATTCGGCGGCCTACGGGTTTTCCCGTCGTATTTCCACGGTCAAGGAAGCAGTGGCCATTCTGGGCCATTCCACCCTGAAGAGCATGGTCTACACCATTATCGCCAAGGTGGCTCTGGATCGCCCGGTGCCGGGTTACTCCCTTTCTGAAGGGGACTTGTGGTTCAACTCCCTGACCTGTGCGGTGTACGCCAAACATATTGGCCAGCGGGAGCGCCTGCCCGACCCGGAAGTGGCCTTTACCGGCGGGCTGTTGCGTGATATCGGGAAAATTGTGCTGGGCGATTTTGTGGGAGCCAATTACGCCGAAATCGAAGCCCTGACCACCCGGGAGCGGATCGATTTTCTGGATGCCGAGGAGCGGGTGATTGGTTTTAACCACAGTATCGTGGGCACTCGGGTGGCCGAGAAGTGGAATTTGCCGCCGGTTTTGGTCAATGTCATCCGCCATCACCACAAACCGGTCAAGTTGCCGCCCACTTTGCAACCCGCTGAGGCCAAGATGATCACCATCGTGCATCTGGCGGACGCCTTGACCAGTATGGTGGGCAAGGGCGCGGGCAATGACGGCCTGATGTATTGCCTGGACGCCGATGCCCTGATGCGGGTGGGAATCAATGTTCAGGGGGATTATCTGGAAAAGCTGATCGGTGAACTGGTTGATTTGAATCCCATTATCAAGGATTTGGCAGAGTCGATGAGTATTGCAGGGGACAACTAG
- a CDS encoding glycosyltransferase family 2 protein, with protein MPSHPPVYILLLNYRGTDDTLACLDSLQRLEYPHYRIIVVDNASPDDSVIRLKARLSAMPGSFHLIESPQNGGFSAGNNLGIQAALAEVGEGQPGFVWLLNNDTTVAPDALTTLVEEAQTTGGIAGSLLLYPDGRYQQAGTRFQWWTGSTRGYAESVVSDGMRVETLSGASMLIPLEAFRVAGLLDESYFLYFEDGEASLRFARRGFPLTLCTRSRVYHKEGATTGRKSLMTQYYFHRNRLWVLFQFASPLQKISIGWYTAFRLLRSVVKSALSRNPERTISTRVEWLAVSDFWKGISGPCPHNLNPLRP; from the coding sequence ATGCCCAGCCATCCTCCGGTTTACATTCTGCTGTTGAATTATCGGGGAACCGATGACACGCTGGCCTGTCTGGATTCGCTTCAGAGGTTGGAGTACCCCCATTACCGCATTATCGTGGTGGATAACGCCTCGCCCGATGATTCCGTGATTCGCCTGAAGGCCCGCTTGTCGGCGATGCCGGGGAGTTTTCACTTGATCGAATCACCCCAGAACGGCGGCTTCAGCGCGGGCAACAATCTGGGGATTCAGGCCGCCTTGGCGGAAGTGGGGGAGGGGCAGCCGGGTTTTGTGTGGCTGCTGAACAACGATACCACCGTGGCTCCAGACGCCTTGACCACGCTGGTGGAAGAGGCCCAAACAACCGGCGGCATTGCCGGTTCGCTGTTGCTGTATCCCGATGGGCGGTATCAACAGGCTGGAACCCGTTTTCAGTGGTGGACCGGTAGCACCCGGGGGTATGCGGAAAGTGTGGTTTCCGATGGCATGCGGGTGGAGACCCTGAGCGGGGCCAGCATGTTGATTCCGCTCGAAGCCTTTCGGGTGGCCGGTTTGCTGGATGAATCCTACTTCTTGTACTTTGAGGACGGAGAGGCTTCTCTGCGCTTTGCCCGGCGGGGTTTTCCGCTGACGCTTTGCACCCGCTCCCGGGTCTATCACAAGGAAGGGGCCACCACCGGGCGTAAAAGCCTGATGACCCAGTATTATTTTCACCGCAACCGCTTGTGGGTGCTGTTTCAGTTCGCCTCGCCTCTGCAAAAAATTTCCATTGGATGGTACACCGCTTTCCGCTTGCTGCGTTCTGTTGTAAAATCCGCCCTAAGTCGTAATCCCGAGCGAACAATTTCCACCCGTGTCGAATGGCTGGCGGTCTCGGATTTTTGGAAAGGAATCAGTGGCCCATGTCCGCACAACCTCAACCCGCTTCGTCCATGA
- the ftsZ gene encoding cell division protein FtsZ, translating into MEFMDHGHHHQQGEPSLFSAHTPPPRLKASIKVIGVGGGGSNAVNRMIQSGMSGVEFWVMNTDAQVVEMAGTDKRLQLGQKITRGLGAGGNPAIGMKAAEESRDDIISALEGADMVFITAGMGGGTGTGAAAVVAGIAREIGALTVAVVTRPFTFEGRRRQQQAIQGLESLRENVDTLIVIPNDKLLEVVERRTSMQEAFRIADEVLLRGVQGISDIITVPGLINVDFADVKAIMSLSGSAIMGIGKGSGEGRALEAARMAVNSPLLETSIEGASGVIFNVTGGPDMTLHEVNEAAEIIYQAVDKDANIIFGSVIDERIQGEIQITVIATGFELKAHQLGQQYGDSAIKNPLESLSRTMSPGLNVGQPASASKAVAPSVPGAQAPGSLMPPKLEETPGWKSSAPKPSSSMTEAARRLLDLPDFLRPKK; encoded by the coding sequence ATGGAATTTATGGATCACGGACATCATCATCAACAAGGGGAACCCAGCCTGTTCTCCGCCCACACCCCCCCGCCCAGGTTGAAGGCCTCTATCAAGGTCATCGGGGTTGGCGGCGGCGGTAGCAACGCGGTCAACCGTATGATTCAAAGCGGCATGAGCGGCGTTGAATTCTGGGTGATGAACACGGACGCCCAGGTCGTGGAAATGGCCGGCACCGACAAACGCCTGCAGTTGGGCCAAAAAATCACCCGTGGACTGGGTGCAGGTGGTAACCCTGCCATCGGTATGAAAGCGGCTGAAGAAAGCCGTGACGATATTATTTCCGCGCTGGAAGGCGCTGACATGGTCTTCATTACCGCTGGTATGGGCGGTGGAACCGGAACCGGCGCCGCTGCCGTGGTGGCGGGTATTGCCCGGGAAATTGGCGCCCTGACCGTGGCCGTGGTCACCCGTCCGTTTACCTTTGAGGGACGTCGTCGTCAGCAGCAGGCCATTCAGGGATTGGAAAGCCTGCGGGAAAACGTGGACACCCTGATTGTCATCCCCAACGACAAGTTGCTGGAAGTGGTGGAGCGCCGCACCTCCATGCAGGAAGCCTTCCGCATTGCCGATGAAGTCCTGCTGCGAGGCGTGCAGGGTATTTCCGACATCATTACCGTACCCGGCTTGATCAACGTGGACTTTGCCGATGTCAAAGCCATTATGAGCCTCTCTGGTTCCGCCATTATGGGTATCGGCAAAGGCTCCGGCGAAGGTCGGGCTCTGGAAGCCGCCCGCATGGCCGTCAACTCCCCACTGCTGGAAACCTCCATCGAAGGGGCCAGCGGGGTTATCTTCAACGTCACCGGGGGGCCGGACATGACCCTGCATGAAGTCAATGAAGCCGCCGAGATTATTTATCAGGCCGTGGACAAAGATGCCAACATCATCTTCGGTTCGGTGATTGATGAGCGCATTCAGGGTGAAATCCAGATCACGGTGATCGCCACCGGCTTTGAACTGAAAGCGCACCAATTGGGCCAACAATACGGCGACAGCGCCATTAAAAACCCGCTGGAAAGCCTGAGCCGGACCATGTCTCCCGGTTTAAACGTTGGACAGCCCGCCAGTGCCTCTAAAGCAGTGGCACCCAGCGTGCCTGGCGCTCAGGCACCCGGCTCGTTAATGCCTCCTAAGCTGGAAGAAACGCCCGGCTGGAAAAGCAGTGCCCCCAAGCCCAGTAGCTCCATGACGGAAGCAGCTCGTCGCTTGCTGGATTTGCCGGATTTCCTGCGTCCTAAGAAATAG
- the mtnA gene encoding S-methyl-5-thioribose-1-phosphate isomerase: MDTLSPALKNLSSRVQALELMPDGVRLLDQTALPNEVRYLTIRTAGDMADAIVTMLVRGAPAIGIAGAYGVVLSARESIQKSLSFSDFKRQLLVDVDRLSKTRPTAVNLFWALNAMQAVIDEPADIATEVLERLTAKALQIHQEDWQACQAMGQYGAALVPKGAGILTHCNAGALATGGYGTALGVIRSAYANDPTIRVYADETRPRLQGARLTTWELVEDGIPVTLISDNMSGSLMRDGKIQFVVVGADRITANGDTANKIGTYNLAIIAQAHQVPFYVAAPLSTIDLSLATGQEIPIEERDASEISTINNELICAKGVNFYNPSFDVTPASYIAGIITEKGIARPPFQDSLAQLFKA; this comes from the coding sequence GTGGATACACTTTCCCCCGCATTGAAAAATCTCAGCTCCAGGGTTCAGGCCCTGGAGCTGATGCCTGACGGCGTTCGGCTGCTGGATCAAACGGCCCTGCCCAACGAAGTGCGCTATCTCACCATTCGTACCGCCGGAGACATGGCAGACGCCATTGTCACCATGCTGGTGCGAGGGGCCCCTGCCATCGGCATCGCCGGGGCTTACGGGGTGGTACTCAGCGCTCGGGAATCGATTCAGAAGAGTTTATCTTTCAGTGACTTCAAGCGTCAATTGCTGGTCGATGTGGATCGTTTGTCCAAAACCCGACCCACGGCGGTCAATTTGTTTTGGGCCTTAAACGCTATGCAGGCGGTGATTGACGAACCCGCCGACATTGCCACTGAAGTGCTGGAGCGGTTAACGGCCAAAGCGCTGCAAATTCATCAGGAGGATTGGCAAGCCTGTCAGGCCATGGGCCAATATGGGGCCGCCCTGGTGCCCAAAGGAGCGGGCATTCTCACCCACTGCAACGCGGGGGCATTGGCTACCGGGGGCTATGGCACCGCCTTGGGGGTTATTCGTTCCGCCTATGCCAACGATCCCACCATCCGGGTCTATGCCGATGAAACCCGTCCACGCCTGCAAGGGGCCCGCCTGACCACTTGGGAACTGGTGGAAGATGGCATCCCGGTCACCCTGATTTCAGACAACATGTCCGGCAGCCTGATGCGGGATGGAAAAATTCAGTTTGTGGTGGTTGGCGCCGATCGCATTACCGCCAACGGCGATACGGCCAACAAAATTGGCACCTACAATCTGGCCATTATCGCTCAGGCCCATCAGGTACCATTCTATGTGGCAGCGCCGCTTTCCACCATTGATCTCAGCCTTGCCACCGGCCAGGAAATTCCCATTGAAGAACGGGACGCCAGCGAAATTTCTACCATCAACAACGAACTGATTTGCGCCAAAGGTGTGAATTTTTACAACCCCTCCTTCGATGTCACCCCCGCATCCTACATTGCGGGCATTATCACGGAAAAAGGCATAGCCCGACCCCCTTTTCAAGACAGTTTGGCCCAACTATTCAAAGCATAA
- a CDS encoding flagellar biosynthetic protein FliO, with protein MRILESGLMNEMSPLLGVELTQEKRTFTPWSVCYLVTVLGLVLGGLQPSFAEPAPTAVNPSAFPVESKAVAVNSALSEGSESTGTADSGERNLKNAPLTIPGIQSAILTVSKEIRTTAPIANLSARPANATSNSKSASDNSALKSAVTAASTTGKGKEGYYLELPTSRTSPEGAMEGANVRELSGAGGPQPAASVPVSPVPAGWLNADSQQSGSVPADSRAEALTLDPESQPLDFSSTPALSGAATEALVRVTVGLLAVLGLLLGFSRVVLPRLMARYPAFFENLKRKDAKIQNPFPASSLSELSEPAAEFPPDLYAELGGTVTLPGGSLPQVAETVQRTGAKARLNSRRAIPSGSWLRNLRRQQKEAVLPALEETPPFNVLFTSSLGKDKELHLVEIRGRQMVLASTPYHITLIGDVSDSVQSQPATALAANGLSASEAGDHADLSRPAEQDTHEPDTHEPESVEPKTYEPYTQLAETESEVVIVPEGLTLRRLTGIELFPALVSEVEDLSSESDESSESDESSESGESFESTVLAQEFEFLVDPQADEVAGDVPVFMSPKSNAYATRPQRLIPLTEADRLYQRYLEIVTPNAELEAEETVLPSPSLQSVVILNEYDDTYGY; from the coding sequence ATGCGGATTTTGGAGAGCGGATTAATGAATGAGATGAGTCCATTGTTGGGTGTTGAGCTTACACAGGAAAAACGGACTTTTACGCCGTGGTCGGTTTGTTACCTGGTGACTGTCTTGGGCCTGGTGCTGGGGGGGCTTCAGCCATCGTTCGCTGAGCCTGCTCCGACCGCCGTCAATCCGTCGGCTTTTCCGGTGGAAAGTAAAGCAGTTGCCGTAAACAGTGCTTTGTCCGAGGGGAGCGAGTCCACGGGCACTGCGGACTCTGGCGAGCGAAATCTCAAAAACGCTCCCTTGACCATCCCCGGCATTCAGTCGGCCATTTTAACCGTGAGCAAGGAAATCAGAACCACCGCTCCCATTGCCAATCTGTCGGCCCGACCGGCCAATGCAACGTCGAACAGCAAGTCAGCCAGCGATAACTCTGCCCTCAAGTCCGCTGTGACAGCGGCGTCCACCACCGGCAAAGGGAAAGAGGGCTACTACCTGGAACTCCCCACTTCTCGCACTTCCCCGGAGGGTGCCATGGAGGGGGCGAACGTCAGGGAACTCAGCGGAGCCGGTGGTCCGCAACCCGCGGCCAGCGTGCCCGTATCGCCTGTCCCTGCCGGTTGGCTGAATGCCGATTCGCAGCAATCGGGCTCCGTACCGGCTGACTCCCGGGCTGAGGCGTTGACGCTGGATCCTGAATCCCAGCCGCTGGATTTCTCATCGACCCCCGCCTTGTCCGGGGCGGCAACAGAGGCGCTGGTGCGGGTCACTGTGGGCCTGTTGGCGGTTTTGGGCTTGTTGCTGGGCTTTTCAAGGGTTGTTTTGCCCCGCCTGATGGCTCGGTATCCGGCCTTTTTCGAGAATTTAAAACGCAAGGACGCCAAAATCCAGAATCCATTCCCCGCCTCTTCTCTGTCGGAGCTTTCGGAGCCCGCAGCCGAGTTCCCTCCCGATTTGTATGCCGAGTTGGGCGGAACGGTGACACTTCCCGGGGGATCACTGCCGCAAGTGGCAGAGACTGTCCAGCGTACCGGCGCTAAAGCCCGTCTGAACAGCCGGCGGGCCATCCCGTCCGGTTCCTGGTTGCGGAATTTGCGCCGCCAGCAAAAAGAGGCGGTTTTACCGGCCCTTGAGGAGACGCCGCCGTTTAACGTGCTGTTTACCTCCTCGCTGGGGAAAGACAAAGAGCTTCATCTGGTGGAAATTCGGGGTCGGCAGATGGTTCTGGCCAGTACGCCCTACCACATTACCCTGATTGGTGACGTGAGCGATTCGGTGCAGTCCCAGCCCGCTACAGCGCTTGCTGCCAATGGATTGTCGGCCAGTGAGGCCGGAGACCATGCCGACTTGAGCCGCCCGGCTGAGCAGGATACACATGAGCCGGACACGCACGAGCCAGAATCGGTTGAGCCAAAGACGTATGAGCCCTACACGCAACTGGCGGAAACGGAGTCAGAGGTGGTCATTGTGCCGGAGGGTCTGACGCTTCGCCGGTTAACGGGAATCGAACTTTTCCCGGCGCTGGTATCTGAGGTCGAAGACCTGTCATCGGAGTCGGACGAATCATCCGAATCGGACGAATCATCTGAATCGGGCGAATCATTCGAGTCGACTGTTCTGGCCCAGGAGTTTGAGTTCCTGGTCGATCCGCAGGCGGATGAGGTGGCGGGGGACGTGCCGGTCTTTATGAGTCCCAAAAGCAACGCTTACGCCACTCGCCCACAGCGGTTGATTCCCCTGACTGAAGCGGATCGCCTGTATCAGCGCTATCTGGAAATTGTGACGCCCAACGCCGAACTGGAGGCCGAGGAGACCGTATTGCCCTCGCCCTCTCTGCAAAGTGTGGTCATTCTCAATGAATATGACGACACTTACGGCTATTAA
- a CDS encoding chemotaxis protein CheD — translation MQRTEQVELGEIKASSEKSLIFVLPGIGTGIVVAVYDVQNKVGAVAHVVLPESSLAGPGNDLLPAKYANLAVPALLNAFSEAGGDKQSSVVRMVGGAQLFNFGGGGGNMLNIGARNATAIRAAMSKQGFAIEKADTGGNKGKAVRFVLATGQMVICPIGGTEYSI, via the coding sequence ATGCAACGTACAGAACAGGTCGAGCTGGGCGAAATTAAAGCCAGTAGCGAGAAGAGTTTGATCTTTGTGTTGCCCGGCATTGGGACGGGTATTGTGGTCGCTGTTTACGATGTGCAGAATAAAGTGGGCGCGGTGGCCCATGTGGTGCTGCCGGAGAGTTCTTTGGCCGGGCCCGGAAACGACTTGCTGCCAGCCAAGTATGCCAATCTGGCCGTACCTGCCCTGTTAAACGCCTTTTCAGAGGCCGGGGGGGACAAGCAGTCCAGTGTGGTCCGCATGGTGGGCGGGGCGCAGTTGTTCAACTTCGGGGGCGGGGGCGGCAATATGCTGAATATTGGGGCCCGCAACGCCACGGCCATTCGGGCGGCCATGTCCAAGCAGGGATTTGCCATTGAGAAAGCGGATACCGGTGGAAACAAAGGGAAAGCGGTCCGCTTTGTGCTGGCCACGGGGCAAATGGTGATCTGCCCCATTGGTGGTACTGAGTATAGTATTTAA